From the genome of Ananas comosus cultivar F153 linkage group 18, ASM154086v1, whole genome shotgun sequence, one region includes:
- the LOC109723768 gene encoding LOW QUALITY PROTEIN: peroxisomal membrane protein 11-3-like (The sequence of the model RefSeq protein was modified relative to this genomic sequence to represent the inferred CDS: inserted 2 bases in 1 codon), protein MADQSQSSPNPKPLPPPSPPPPLHAAARRRRDFLLHVEAYLARRDGVDKLLKIARYAAKIALSSPSGAGTLAPRLKAFESSVGLSRKAFRLGKFVQDVNSLRSPSAAAAAAAPSAADRLLAAPAYGGEGLYYFVEQFVWLAKAGXIPAELAPRLQRISAWAELVGYAGSIALKLKEVKKIRSTIESKTPISKSGKCDGIEEEEEEMKRLREKLLLKHLSIVQDLADGLMALGDVREAKGFLASPLLMASAGLLSAVISTHKNWIAC, encoded by the exons ATGGCGGATCAATCCCAATcctccccaaaccctaaaccattacctcctccttctcctcctccgccgctgcacgcggcggcgcggcggcggcgcgactTCCTTCTCCACGTCGAGGCCTACCTCGCGCGCCGCGATGGCGTCGACAAGCTCCTCAAGATCGCCCGCTACGCCGCCAAAATCgccctctcctccccctccggcGCCGGAACCCTAGCCCCGCGCCTCAAGGCCTTCGAGTCCAGCGTCGGCCTCAGCCGCAAGGCCTTCCGCCTCGGCAAGTTCGTCCAGGACGTCAACTCCCTCcgctccccctccgccgccgccgccgccgccgccccctccgccgccgatcGCCTCCTCGCCGCCCCCGCGTACGGCGGCGAGGGCCTCTACTACTTCGTGGAGCAGTTCGTGTGGCTCGCCAAAGCGGG CATCCCCGCCGAGCTCGCCCCGCGGCTCCAGAGGATCAGCGCGTGGGCCGAACTCGTCGGGTACGCGGGGAGCATCGCGTTGAAGTTGAAAGAAGTGAAAAAGATCCGATCTACTATCGAATCGAAGACCCCGATCTCAAAATCGGGGAAATGCGACGGAatcgaagaggaggaggaggagatgaagagaTTGAGAGAGAAGTTGCTTCTTAAGCATCTTTCGATCGTCCAGGATCTCGCCGACGGATTAATGGCGCTCGGAGATGTGAGGGAAGCGAAAGGGTTTCTAGCTAGTCCTCTGCTTATGGCCTCAGCAGGTCTTCTTTCGGCTGTCATTAGCACTCACAAGAATTGGATAGCATGCTAA